DNA from Thioclava sp. GXIMD2076:
CGTGGCCCGCAACAGCAGATACAGAACCGGCAGCGCGATCAGCCCCAGAAGGAGCCACGGCGCGGTAAATCCGACAGGTCCAAGACCCCACATCAGCGCCCCCTTTCCAGTGCCGAATGCAGCCACAAGAGCGCGGCCTGTGCCGTCTCGCCCGTGTGATGGGTGCCGAACTGCCAGCCCGCCGCATGGGCCATCTGCGCCAGACGGTCGCGCCGCTCGGCCAGACGCAGCCGGTAGCGCTCGCGCAGATCACCCGCCTTGCGGGTCTCGTGGCGCAGGCTGCCCGACATGGATTCGAATATGGTGCGGCCATCGAAGGGGAAATCCTCCTCGACAGGGTCCAGCACCTGCAACATCACCCCTGTCACCCCGCGCCCCGACAACCGCCGCAGGCTTTCGGCCATCCGCTGCGGGTCGCCCAAGAAATCCGACAGGAACACCACCTTGGACTGCGCCCGCACAGCGGAGGTCTCGGGGATGCCATAGTCATCGACCTCGCCCGCCTGCGACATCATCTGCGCCAGGGTCATGATCTGCCCGCGTCCCGGCTTGGGGTTCACCAGTGCTCCGGTCAGCCCGACACGTTCGCCCGAGCGCACCGACAAAATTGCCAGCGCCAGCGCCAGAAGCCGTGCCCGCGCGCCCTTCTCGGGCCGTGCCGCACGGCCGGTTTCCATGCCGGTAAACCGCATCGAAGCCGCATCATCGACCCATAGATGCAGCGTCTGCGCCAGCTGCCATTCGCGCTCGCGCACGAATTGCGCGTCCGACCGCCCCGAGCGCCGCCAGTCCACGAAGCGGGCCTCGTCGCCCGCATGCATGGGGCGGTATTGCCAGAATTCCTCGCCCATCCCCGCACGGCGCTTGCCGTGGAACCCCATCTGCACCGTGCGCGCCAGTTGCTCGGCGGCCAGCATCAGGGGCGGCAGGGTGGAAGCTTCCTGATCGGCCGCCTGCCGCAGGCCCAGAACGGTTGCCGGGGAGCCGGTTGCGCTCACGCCGCAGCTTCTTTCATGGCTTTGGACGCCACTTCTTCGGCCACGGCCGCGATGATCTTGGTCAGGTCATCCCCCCGCGCCCGTGCCGAGAAACTAAGCGCCATACGGTGCACCAGAATGGGCTCGGCCATCGCCAGCACATCCTCGACCGAAGGCGCGAGCCGCCCGTTCATCAGCGCGCGTGCGCGCACCGTCAGCATCAGCGCCTGTGCCGCCCGCGGGCCCGGACCCCAGCTGAGCTTGTCCTGCACCAGTGCCGAGGCATCGGGTTCATTCGGGCGGCAGGCACGCACCAGATCGAGGATCATCTCGACCACGCTCTCGCCCACCGGCATCTGCCGCACAAGGCGCTGCGCCTTGAGAAGCTCCTCGGGGGTGAAAACCTCATGGGCCTCGCCCATTTCGGCCCCCGTCGTCGCCAGCAGGATCTCGCGCTCGGTCGCGCGGTCGGGATAGACCACATTCACCTGCACGAGGAAACGGTCAAGCTGCGCCTCGGGCAGCGGATAGGTGCCCTCCTGATCGATCGGGTTCTGGGTGGCCAGCACATGGAACGGACGCCCCAGCGGACGGCTCTCGCCAGCAATCGAGACCTCCTGCTCCTGCATCGCCTGCAACAGCGCCGACTGGGTGCGCGGGCTCGCGCGGTTGATCTCGTCAGCCATCAGGAGCTGGCAGAAGACCGGCCCCTCAAGGAAGCGGAAGGCTCGCGAGCCATCGGCTGCGGTCTCGAGCACCTCGGAGCCCAGAATATCGGCGGGCATCAGATCTGGCGTGAACTGGATGCGGCTCGATTTCAGCCCCATCACGGTAGACAACGTATCCACCAGCATCGTCTTGCCCAGACCGGGCAAGCCCATCAAAAGCGCATGCCCCCCCGACAGCATCGAGGCCAGAACCAGTTCGACCACCCTCTCCTGCCCTATGAAGCGCTTGTTGACCGAGGCTTTGGCCTCCATCAGCTTCGTGCCAAGCGTTTCGATTTCAGCAACAAGATCTGTAGGCTCGGTCATGACAATGCTCCGCGAAAAGTATTAGGTATAGAAAACCAGATTACACCCCAAAACCAAATAGCTAATTCTTGAGGCTGCATGACTGAGACACACAAGCCTGTGAAGACACCTAGCGCCGATGGCCTCGCGGCCGCGGCCGGGGAGGCAGCAAAAAAGGGGCCGCCGCCGGTGCATCTGTGGGATCCGCCATTCTGTGGCGATCTGGATATCGAGATCCGGCGCGACGGGACTTGGTTCTATCTTGGCACACCCATCGGCCGCGAGCCACTGGTAAAACTCTTTGCCTCGATTTTGAAACGCGAGGGCGATGATTACTTTCTGGTCACGCCCGTCGAAAAGGTGGGCATCCGTGTGGTGGATGCACCCTTTGTTGCGGTGGATGCCGAGGCGGTCGGCGCAGGCGAGGCACAAAGCCTGCGGTTTCGCACCAATGTGGGCGACGAGGTCACCGCAGGGCCTGAACATCCGATCCGCATAAGCTTCGACGCTTCGGGCGAGCCCTCGCCCTATATCCATATCCGGCGCGGGCTCGAGGCGCTGATCGACCGGAAAACTTTCTACCGGCTGGTTGACCTCGCGCAAAGCGGGAAACATGGTGAAGAAGACTGGTTAGGGTTGTGGTCGGAACACCGATTCTTCCCCATCATCCCCATGGCGGAGCTCTGAATGCCGAAATTTGCAGCCGATCTGGATCATCTGTTTTCCGACCGCCCGCTGATGACCCGTTTCTCTGCCGCCAAATCCGCCGGTTTCGACGCGGTCGAGATGCGCAGCCCCTATGATGCGCCCGCCTCGGATCTGCGCTACCAGCTGGTGATGAACGATCTTTTCTGGACCGGCCTCGATGCGCCGCCGCCCAATTATACTGGCGGGCTGCCCGGTTTTGCAGGCGTGGCGGGGCAGGAAGACCGTTTTCTGCGCGATCTCAAGCGCGCGCTCAGGGTGGCCGATGTGCTGAAATCCGGCTTTTTGACGCTGGTTGCGGGGCCGGAGGCCGATCCGGGTGTATTGGCTGCCAATCTGAAGGCCGCCTGCAAGACCCATCCCAAGGCCCGTTTCCTGATCGGGCCGGAAGGGGCGCAAAGCCCCCTGCCAGATCTGGATGCCTGTGCGGGCGTGCTGGAAACGGTGGGCGCCAAAAATCTCGCGCTCTCGGCCGATCTCGGGGCCATTCTGGCGCAAGGGTGCGACCCACTGGCCGAAATAACCCCGTATCTGCCAAAGCTCGGTCATATCCGACTGGCGGGCGCCGACGGGCAAGAGCCCAATGACATGGATCTGGCCGGTTTATGCGCCCATCTCGACGCGGCCGGCTATAAGGGCTATGTCTGCGCCAGTTACACACCACGCGAGACCACCGAAGGCGGGCTGGCATGGCTGAGACGCATCATCGGGGATGCCCCTTCCGAGGAGCCTGCCCCCAAGAAGGCACGGGGGCGGCCCCGCAAGGCGAAAGGCTAGAGCGCCATGATCAAACAGGTGATCTGCATCAATTGGGGCACCAAATACGGGCCTCCCTTCATCAATCGCCTCTATGCCATGGTCGCGCGCAATATCACGCCGCCTTTCACCTTCACCTGCTTTTGCGACAATCCCGAGGGCATCCGCCCCGAGGTGCTGACCGAGCCGCTGCCCGAGATCCCGATCGAGATCCCCAAGACAAAAAAGGGCATCTGGCCGAAATCGCGCCTCTGGGGGCCGAAGCTGGGCAGCCTGAAAGGGAATGTGCTGTTTCTCGATCTGGATCTGGTAATCACCGGATCGCTCGATGATCTCTTTACCTATGGCGACCCTGATGGCGTGGTTCTGTCACGCAACCCCGCCAAACCTTTCGAACGGCTGGGCCAGACCTCCTGCTTCCGCTTCCCCGTGGGCAAACTCCTGCCGTTGCAGGAGAAATTCTGCGCTGATCCGCTGGGGGTCGCCGAGGAATATGTCTACGAGCAGCGTTTCGTGACCCGCAATGCGCCGGGGGGGATCGACCTCTTCCCGAAAAACTGGGTGCAGCATTTCCGCTATCAATGCCTGCCGACCTTCCCGCTCAACTGGATGCTGCCCGCGCGCAAGCACCCCGATGCGCGGGTCGTGATCTTCCCGGGCGGGGTCTATCCGCAAACGGCGATCGAGGGCGGCTGGCAGGGGCGCGAGGGGTTCACCCTGCGCGACCACCTCGCCAATTTCCCGAACCGTCCGGCCAACGAGGGCTCGGCCTTCCGCTATCTGCGCCATTTCATGAAACCTACCCCGTGGATCGAGGAGGCGTGGCGCGAGTAACTCTCGGGCCGCTCTGTCTCAGGCGGGCTGTGTATCGGCACAGCCCAGAGCGGGGCTCTCGGGCTCCAGCGTGACATGGGTCAGTCCGAACCGCGAGACCAGCATCGCCTTGGCCCGCGCGATGGTCTGCGCGTAATCCGCGCCCTCCGCCAGCACCAGATGCGCCTCGCACGAGGTCCGCTTCTCGTCGATCTGCCATAGATGGACATGGTGGACCCCGACGACCCCCTCGATCTGGCCGAGCGCCTCCTTGACCTCGGAGGTGTCACGCGCGGCAGGCGCGCCCAGCATCAGGATGCGGGTGACGGGTTTGAGATCGCCAAAGATATGCCACAGGATGAAGACCGAAATCAGCACAGTCAGGATCGGGTCGACCATGCGCCAGTCCCAGATCAGGATGACCGCGCCGCCTATGATGACGGCCACCGATGCGCCTGCATCGGCCAGATTGTGCAGGAAGGCCGCGCGGATATTGAGGCTGTCTTTCGAAAGTTTGAAGGTCAGAGCGGCGGTGCCCAGATCGACCACCAGCGCCAGCCCCGCGAGGATCAGCACCGTCCAGCCCTCAACCTCCGGCGGGTCGATCATGCGGCCCACCGCCTCGACCACCAGCCAGATCGAGATCAGGATCAGCGTGATGTAATTGGTGAAGGCGGCCAGCACTTCGGCGCGGGACCAGCCGAAGGTCATGGCCGCGTCATGGCCGCGCCGCGCCAGACGCCGGGCCCCAAACGCAAGGATCAGCGCTGCCGCATCGGAGAAATTATGCACCCCGTCGGCCACCAAGGCCATGGACCCCGCCAGCGCTCCGCCTACGACCTGCGCGACCGTCAGCGCCATATTGATCGCCACCGCCCAGATCACCGCCTTGTCGCCGCTATCGGGGTCGAGATGATGGTGATGGTGGTGCCCGTGGTCATGTGAATGACCATGATGGTGATCGTGCGGCATGCGTAGCCTCCCTTTACACCCCACCCTAGCGCGCAGCTGGCCGATGAACAGCCAGTCCGCGCATCACGGTCCTGTGATCAATGCGCCTCGGCCCAGGACATGCCCTGCCCCGCATCGACGATCAGCGGCACGTCGAGCTTCACCGCAGGCTCGGCCGCCCCTTCCATGACGGCGCGCGCCGTGGCGATGAGCCGGTCCACATCGGCCTCGGCCACCTCGAAGATGAGTTCGTCATGAACCTGCAACAGCATGGTCGCATCAATGCCCCTGATCGCCTCGGGCATGCGCACCATGGCACGGCGGATGATATCGGCGGCCGCCCCCTGAATGGGCGCGTTGATGGCGGCGCGTTTGGCAAAGCCCGCCCCCGGACCTTTGGCATTGATCTCGGGGGTGTTGATCCGGCGCCCGAAGAGCGTTTCCACATAGGAATGCTCTTTGGCAAAGGCGGTAGTGTCGTCCATATATTGGCGGATACCGGGGAAGCGCTCGAAATAGCGGTCGATGAAGCCCTGCGCCTCGGCGCGAGGAATCCGCAGATTGCGCGCGAGGCCGAAGCCCGAGATACCATAGATGACGCCGAAATTGATCGCCTTGGCCTGACGGCGGATCATCGGATCCATGCCCTCGAGCGGCGTGTTGAACATCTCCGAGGCGGTCATCGCGTGAATGTCCACGCCCTCGCGGAACGCCTGTTTCAGCGCATCGATCTGCGCCACATGGGCAAGGATGCGCAGCTCGATCTGGCTATAGTCGAGGCTGACGATCCGGCGGCCTTCGGGGGCCACAAACGCCTCGCGGATGCGGCGGCCCTCTTCGGAGCGAACGGGGATGTTCTGCAGGTTCGGGTCGGTCGAGGCGAGCCGTCCCGTGTTGGCCCCCGCGATGGAATAGGAGGTATGGACGCGGCCCGTTTCAGGGTTCACATGGTTCTGGAGCGCATCCGTATAGGTGGATTTCAGCTTGGAGATCCCGCGCCAGTCCAGCACCGCCGAGGCCAGCTTGGCGGCTGCGGGGTTGCGGTCTTCCATCGTGGTGATGTCTTCGAGCACATCCGCGCCGGTCGAATAGGCGCCGGTCTTGCCCTTCTTGCCACCCTCGACGCCCATCACGTCAAACAGGATCTCGCCCAGCTGCTTGGGCGACCCCACATTGAATTTCTGGCCCGCGATCTCGGTAATCTCGTCCTCAAGCTGGGCCATCTTCTGGGCAAAGACATTGGACATGCGCGCCAGCACCGAGGCATCGACCTTCACGCCCGCCATCTCCATATCGGCCAGAACCGGCACGAGCGGGCGTTCCTCGGTCTCGTAAATGGTGGTGGCCTTCTGGGTGTGGAGCTGCGGCTTGAACAGTTGCCACAGGCGCAGGGTGATATCGGCATCCTCGGCGGCATAGGCCACGGCCTTGTCGACGGGCACCTTGTCGAAGGTGATCTGGGATTTCCCCGAACCGATCAGATCCTTGATCGGGATCGGCTGGTGGCCGAGGTAGCGGTCCGAAAGCGTGTCCATGCCGTGGCCATGCAGCCCTGCATGAAGCGAGTAGGACAGCAGCATCGTATCCTCGATCGGCGCCATGCGGATGCCGTGGCGGGCGAGGATCTTGAAATCGTATTTCATATTCTGCCCGATCTTGAGGATCGAGGGGTCTTCCAGCACGGGCTTGAGAAGCGCGAGCGCCTCCTTGAGGTCCATCTGTTCGGGCGCAAGCTGGGCACCGCCGAAGAGATCATCGCCGCCCTCGGTATGACCGAGCGGCAGATAGGCGGCCTCGTTGGGGGTGATGGCCAGCGAGACGCCAACCAGTTCGGCCTGCATCTCGTCCAGCGAGGTGGTCTCGGTATCGATGGCGAGCCAGCCGCATGCGCGGGCGCGATCAAGCCATTTGGCAAGCGTCGCGGCATCCTTGATGTGCACGTAGGTCTCGGGGGTGAAGGGGGCCGCTTCGGGGAGGGTCACTGCGCTCCCCCCCGCCTCGGCGGCCCCGCCCGCGGCTTGCGCCACGGGCTCTGGCGCGGGTGGCGGCGTGGTGCCGGATTTCTCGGCGACACGGCGGGTCAGCGTGCGGAATTCCATCTCGTTGAGGAATTTCATCAGCGTCGCTGGCTCGGGATCGCGGACCTCGAGATCGTCCAGCGTGAAATCGATAGGCGTCTCGGGATCAAGCGTCACCAGTTTCTTCGACAGGCGGATCTGCTCGGCATTGTCGATCAGGGTCTGGCGGCGCTTGGGCTGCTTGATCTCTCCCGCGCGCTCCAGAAGGGTCTCCAGATCACCGAATTCATTGATCAGGAGCGCCGCCGTCTTGATACCGATCCCCGGAGCGCCCGGAATATTATCGACCGAATCGCCTGCAAGCGCCTGCACGTCGATGACCTTATCGGGGGTGACGCCGAATTTCTTCTCGACCTCGTCGGGGCCGATCTGGACGTTCTTCATCGGGTCCAGCATCTCGACACCGCCGCCCACCAGCTGCATCAGATCCTTATCGGAGCTGAGGATCGTCACACGGCCACCGGCCTCGCGTGCCTGACGCGCGAGAGTGGCGATGATGTCATCGGCCTCATAGCCCGCCAATTCCTTGCAGGCGATATTGAACGCCTCGGTAGCCGTGCGCGTCAGCGGGATCTGCGGGCGCAAATCCTCGGGCATGGCATCCCGATTGGCCTTATACTGGTCATAGAGATCATTGCGGAACGTATGGCTGCCCTTGTCGAAGATCACCGCCACATGGGTGGGCGCGTCCGAGCCCTTGGCCTCTTCGACATATTTGAAGAGCATGTTGCAGAACCCCGACACCGCCCCGATCGGCAGCCCGTCGGATTTACGCGTCAGTGGCGGGAGCGCGTGATAGGCTCGGAAGATAAACGCCGATCCATCGATCAGATGCAGGTGGCACCCCTTGCCAAAACCTTCCGCCATTTTTCTTCCCTTCGGTCAGCTTCTACATACCCGTATTCCGAGACGTTATTG
Protein-coding regions in this window:
- a CDS encoding DUF58 domain-containing protein; this encodes MGLRQAADQEASTLPPLMLAAEQLARTVQMGFHGKRRAGMGEEFWQYRPMHAGDEARFVDWRRSGRSDAQFVREREWQLAQTLHLWVDDAASMRFTGMETGRAARPEKGARARLLALALAILSVRSGERVGLTGALVNPKPGRGQIMTLAQMMSQAGEVDDYGIPETSAVRAQSKVVFLSDFLGDPQRMAESLRRLSGRGVTGVMLQVLDPVEEDFPFDGRTIFESMSGSLRHETRKAGDLRERYRLRLAERRDRLAQMAHAAGWQFGTHHTGETAQAALLWLHSALERGR
- a CDS encoding MoxR family ATPase; protein product: MTEPTDLVAEIETLGTKLMEAKASVNKRFIGQERVVELVLASMLSGGHALLMGLPGLGKTMLVDTLSTVMGLKSSRIQFTPDLMPADILGSEVLETAADGSRAFRFLEGPVFCQLLMADEINRASPRTQSALLQAMQEQEVSIAGESRPLGRPFHVLATQNPIDQEGTYPLPEAQLDRFLVQVNVVYPDRATEREILLATTGAEMGEAHEVFTPEELLKAQRLVRQMPVGESVVEMILDLVRACRPNEPDASALVQDKLSWGPGPRAAQALMLTVRARALMNGRLAPSVEDVLAMAEPILVHRMALSFSARARGDDLTKIIAAVAEEVASKAMKEAAA
- a CDS encoding DUF1285 domain-containing protein, with amino-acid sequence MTETHKPVKTPSADGLAAAAGEAAKKGPPPVHLWDPPFCGDLDIEIRRDGTWFYLGTPIGREPLVKLFASILKREGDDYFLVTPVEKVGIRVVDAPFVAVDAEAVGAGEAQSLRFRTNVGDEVTAGPEHPIRISFDASGEPSPYIHIRRGLEALIDRKTFYRLVDLAQSGKHGEEDWLGLWSEHRFFPIIPMAEL
- a CDS encoding TIM barrel protein, giving the protein MPKFAADLDHLFSDRPLMTRFSAAKSAGFDAVEMRSPYDAPASDLRYQLVMNDLFWTGLDAPPPNYTGGLPGFAGVAGQEDRFLRDLKRALRVADVLKSGFLTLVAGPEADPGVLAANLKAACKTHPKARFLIGPEGAQSPLPDLDACAGVLETVGAKNLALSADLGAILAQGCDPLAEITPYLPKLGHIRLAGADGQEPNDMDLAGLCAHLDAAGYKGYVCASYTPRETTEGGLAWLRRIIGDAPSEEPAPKKARGRPRKAKG
- a CDS encoding glycosyl transferase, yielding MIKQVICINWGTKYGPPFINRLYAMVARNITPPFTFTCFCDNPEGIRPEVLTEPLPEIPIEIPKTKKGIWPKSRLWGPKLGSLKGNVLFLDLDLVITGSLDDLFTYGDPDGVVLSRNPAKPFERLGQTSCFRFPVGKLLPLQEKFCADPLGVAEEYVYEQRFVTRNAPGGIDLFPKNWVQHFRYQCLPTFPLNWMLPARKHPDARVVIFPGGVYPQTAIEGGWQGREGFTLRDHLANFPNRPANEGSAFRYLRHFMKPTPWIEEAWRE
- a CDS encoding cation diffusion facilitator family transporter, which translates into the protein MPHDHHHGHSHDHGHHHHHHLDPDSGDKAVIWAVAINMALTVAQVVGGALAGSMALVADGVHNFSDAAALILAFGARRLARRGHDAAMTFGWSRAEVLAAFTNYITLILISIWLVVEAVGRMIDPPEVEGWTVLILAGLALVVDLGTAALTFKLSKDSLNIRAAFLHNLADAGASVAVIIGGAVILIWDWRMVDPILTVLISVFILWHIFGDLKPVTRILMLGAPAARDTSEVKEALGQIEGVVGVHHVHLWQIDEKRTSCEAHLVLAEGADYAQTIARAKAMLVSRFGLTHVTLEPESPALGCADTQPA
- the polA gene encoding DNA polymerase I; this encodes MAEGFGKGCHLHLIDGSAFIFRAYHALPPLTRKSDGLPIGAVSGFCNMLFKYVEEAKGSDAPTHVAVIFDKGSHTFRNDLYDQYKANRDAMPEDLRPQIPLTRTATEAFNIACKELAGYEADDIIATLARQAREAGGRVTILSSDKDLMQLVGGGVEMLDPMKNVQIGPDEVEKKFGVTPDKVIDVQALAGDSVDNIPGAPGIGIKTAALLINEFGDLETLLERAGEIKQPKRRQTLIDNAEQIRLSKKLVTLDPETPIDFTLDDLEVRDPEPATLMKFLNEMEFRTLTRRVAEKSGTTPPPAPEPVAQAAGGAAEAGGSAVTLPEAAPFTPETYVHIKDAATLAKWLDRARACGWLAIDTETTSLDEMQAELVGVSLAITPNEAAYLPLGHTEGGDDLFGGAQLAPEQMDLKEALALLKPVLEDPSILKIGQNMKYDFKILARHGIRMAPIEDTMLLSYSLHAGLHGHGMDTLSDRYLGHQPIPIKDLIGSGKSQITFDKVPVDKAVAYAAEDADITLRLWQLFKPQLHTQKATTIYETEERPLVPVLADMEMAGVKVDASVLARMSNVFAQKMAQLEDEITEIAGQKFNVGSPKQLGEILFDVMGVEGGKKGKTGAYSTGADVLEDITTMEDRNPAAAKLASAVLDWRGISKLKSTYTDALQNHVNPETGRVHTSYSIAGANTGRLASTDPNLQNIPVRSEEGRRIREAFVAPEGRRIVSLDYSQIELRILAHVAQIDALKQAFREGVDIHAMTASEMFNTPLEGMDPMIRRQAKAINFGVIYGISGFGLARNLRIPRAEAQGFIDRYFERFPGIRQYMDDTTAFAKEHSYVETLFGRRINTPEINAKGPGAGFAKRAAINAPIQGAAADIIRRAMVRMPEAIRGIDATMLLQVHDELIFEVAEADVDRLIATARAVMEGAAEPAVKLDVPLIVDAGQGMSWAEAH